In Cryptomeria japonica chromosome 10, Sugi_1.0, whole genome shotgun sequence, a genomic segment contains:
- the LOC131055530 gene encoding putative leucine-rich repeat receptor-like serine/threonine-protein kinase At2g24130: MQKGSLEGWLYPDGDEFELSLSERLSIAIDMAQALAYLHHQCFVQVLHCDLKPSNVLLGDDMTAHLTDLGIARIVLANSMDSMTSTSHLLKGSVGYIAPEYGLGVRVSTKGDVFSYGVLSLEIFTRMRPTNAIFKDGLTLQKWAAENLPHRVREIVDRSLRRGDQGKENVIFDSVMKIMKVGLMCTRESPQEQPNMLQNADTSENIRANMYCDILR, translated from the exons ATGCAAAAGGGCAGTTTGGAAGGCTGGCTATACCCCGATGGAGATGAGTTTGAACTGAGTTTGTCAGAAAGACTGAGCATAGCTATTGACATGGCCCAAGCCTTAGCATACCTTCATCACCAATGTTTCGTACAGGTTCTGCATTGTGATTTAAAACCCAGCAATGTACTGTTGGGAGACGACATGACAGCGCATCTAACGGACTTGGGCATTGCAAGAATAGTCTTGGCCAACTCTATGGATTCCATGACTTCCACCTCACATTTACTCAAAGGATCAGTAGGCTACATTGCCCCAG AGTATGGATTGGGTGTAAGGGTGTCCACCAAGGGAGATGTATTCAGCTATGGAGTATTATCATTAGAGATATTTACAAGAATGAGGCCTACGAATGCCATTTTCAAGGATGGATTAACCTTGCAAAAATGGGCAGCCGAAAATCTCCCGCATAGGGTAAGAGAAATAGTTGACAGAAGTCTGCGGAGAGGAGACCAAGGAAAGGAGAATGTGATATTCGACTCAGTAATGAAAATAATGAAAGTGGGGTTGATGTGCACACGAGAGTCTCCTCAAGAACAACCCAACATGCTTCAAAATGCTGACACTTCAGAGAATATTAGGGCCAATATGTACTGTGACATACTGAGATGA